One window of the Periophthalmus magnuspinnatus isolate fPerMag1 chromosome 17, fPerMag1.2.pri, whole genome shotgun sequence genome contains the following:
- the trnau1apb gene encoding tRNA selenocysteine 1-associated protein 1-like → MMFNRQTSLWMGDLDPYMDEDFIKQAFSAMGESPLGVKIITHRITGGSAGYCFVELADEESVERCVQRLNGKLVPGSNPPRKFKLNYATYGKRPEPGPEFSVFVGDLASEVDDYQLHQAFKKFPSCKGAKVVTDQYGYSRGYGFVKFGDENEQKKAIEECQGTILAGKPLRLSIAVAKSQKVGTYQAQNTYTNYSQTQTPYYGGTGGTGGYYPQWGTYDQYSSYGSSYNSGYNTGYGTGYSYNYSPYGYPPPGHMMPPPPVGGSSAPTDTTTATDQSQEATNPAVVESTEDPLAVCDVDQWNKDFMQRSEELYEALMNCHWEPLDSTDSPFPSS, encoded by the exons ATGATGTTCAACAGACAGACGAGTCTATGGATGGGAGAT CTGGACCCGTACATGGACGAAGACTTCATCAAGCAGGCGTTCAGTGCTATGGGCGAGTCACCTCTGGGAGTTAAGATCATCACTCACAGAATAACAGG TGGATCTGCAGGATACTGCTTTGTGGAGCTTGCGGATGAAGAGAGTGTTGAGCGTTGTGTGCAGCGTCTCAATGGAAAACTTGTTCCTGGATCCAACCCG CCCCGCAAGTTCAAACTAAACTATGCCACCTATGGGAAAAGACCAGAGCCAGG GCCGGAGTTCTCAGTGTTTGTTGGTGACCTGGCCTCTGAGGTGGACGACTACCAGCTGCACCAAGCTTTTAAGAAGTTTCCCTCCTGCAAAGGAGCCAAAGTGGTCACTGACCAGTACGGCTATTCCAG AGGCTATGGGTTTGTCAAGTTTGGGGACGAGAATGAACAGAAGAAAGCCATTGAGGAATGTCAAGGTACAATACTAGCCGGCAAGCCACTCAGACTGAGCATCGCTGTTGCAAAGAG TCAGAAGGTGGGCACTTACCAAGCTCAGAATACATATACCAACTACAGTCAGACCCAAACCCCTTACTACGGTGGCACAGGTGGGACAGGAGGGTACTACCCACAATGGGGCACTTATGATCAGTACAGCAGCTACGGCAGCAGCTACAACAGCGGCTACAATACTGGCTATGGCACTGGGTACAGTTACAACTACAGCCCATACGGCTATCCCCCTCCTGGGCACATGATGCCCCCACCTCCTGTGGGTGGCTCATCTGCACCCACAGACACAACAACTGCCACAGAT CAAAGTCAAGAAGCAACCAATCCAGCAGTGGTTGAGAGCACAGaag ATCCTCTTGCTGTCTGTGACGTGGACCAGTGGAACAAAGACTTTATGCAGCGCAGTGAAGAGCTCTATGAGGCTTTAATGAACTGTCATTGGGAACCATTGGACTCTACGGACTCACCCTTTCCCTCATCCTGA
- the fitm1l gene encoding fat storage-inducing transmembrane protein 1 produces the protein MFLHTVLVVLTDLAARFLGNAVFRQHFHLLVSVLLLFGPGLSFWVSQHSIFAKRTHFLYRIFLRSGWGWTCVFVGSFVFVLSFSIRRSLSLSLRHLSRLLLAGGLWLGFCKLLDLLENATGSCYEPLVGTSDVSNGEPLLVLREGASKADCLKAGMLWRGYEVSEDVFLLCLCCLLLAEETAVFGPYLSLGGVSDAPLRILFLFCVVLLNLWIFLLLCLLAYFPQFPTQLLGGALGCLSWRVLYQGWYRMGPSWYCPGRPGLGLLNTKSCLNGEEKGHTHN, from the exons ATGTTCCTCCACACAGTGCTGGTGGTCCTCACGGACCTGGCAGCTCGGTTTCTTGGAAACGCTGTTTTTCGGCAGCACTTTCACCTGCTGGTGTCAGTGCTGCTGTTGTTTGGGCCTGGACTCAGTTTTTGGGTGTCCCAGCACAGCATATTTGCCAAACGGACGCACTTCCTGTACAG GATTTTCCTGCGCTCCGGTTGGGGTTGGACCTGCGTCTTTGTTGGCTCTTTTGTATTtgtcctctccttctccatTCGACGatctttgtctctgtccctccGGCACCTGTCTCGCCTCCTGCTGGCGGGAGGGTTGTGGCTTGGGTTCTGTAAACTCCTGGACCTGTTGGAGAATGCCACTGGCAGCTGCTATGAGCCTTTAGTTGGGACCTCAGACGTGTCCAATGGTGAGCCTCTGCTGGTGCTGCGCGAGGGAGCGAGTAAGGCCGACTGTCTTAAAGCAGGGATGTTGTGGAGGGGCTATGAAGTATCAGAGGatgtcttcctcctctgtctgtgctgTTTGCTCCTGGCAGAAGAAACAGCCGTGTTTGGACCCTATCTGAGCCTGGGAGGGGTATCTGACGCACCTCTCAGGATCCTCTTCTTATTCTGTGTCGTCCTTCTAAACCTCTGGATCTTTTTATTGCTCTGCTTGTTAGCTTATTTTCCCCAGTTCCCTACACAGCTTTTGGGAGGTGCACTGGGCTGCTTGAGCTGGAGAGTCCTGTACCAGGGCTGGTACCGGATGGGTCCAAGCTGGTACTGTCCAGGGAGGCCAGGCCTGGGACTACTCAACACCAAGAGCTGCTTGAATGGAGAAGAgaagggacacacacacaattga
- the dars2 gene encoding LOW QUALITY PROTEIN: aspartate--tRNA ligase, mitochondrial (The sequence of the model RefSeq protein was modified relative to this genomic sequence to represent the inferred CDS: deleted 2 bases in 2 codons) — MASRSRILAARFLRGLKVHTARCQSSNLGISLVHRSVKDPESVQKIPQLRWYASQTTNTGINSLSFRTHTCGELRSTHIGEKVTLCGWVQYRRHDLFIILRDFGGLTQILIPQEEAVPHVKDALINIPLESVIKVRGTVQPRPKGQENKGMPTGQIEVLAENIEIFNISKTLPFEIKDFVKKSESLRMQYRYLDLRSTQMQKNLRLRSELVMKMREYLCNLHGFVDVETPTLFKRTPGGAKEFIVPSREPGRFYSLPQSPQQFKQLLMVAGIDRYFQIARCYRDEGSKPDRQPEFTQVDIEMSFVDQSSIIALVEGLLQHSWPKEKGAIENPFKKMTYEEAMRDYGVDKPDTRFGMKLMDVSEIFSSTNVEFLQSALSQSGGTVQAICVPSGANLFTRKDLETLKQKAMTQFNQEVSTFLVKADGSIKSPLKKLLSVSVTEDLMKKTQAKAGDLLLIVAGSLQTVRPLLGSLRLQCADLLESHDVTLRDPSVFHFLWVVDFPLFLPKEEHPDELEAAHHPFTAPHPEDTALLYTEPHKVRGQHYDLVLNGNEIGGGSIRIHRATEQHHILKNILREDPSLLTHLLEALNSGAPPHGGIALGLDRLVSILVGASSIRDVIAFPKSFRGHDLMSQAPDFVSEEELDSYHISVKWPAEKENALGADK, encoded by the exons atGGCGTCTAGAAGCAGGATATTGGCTGCCAGATTTCTCCGCGGACTCAAAGTTCACACTGCCCGCTGTCAGAGCTCAAATCTGGGCATAAGTTTGGTGCACAGGTCGGTCAAAGATCCAGAGAGCGTCCAAAAGATACCGCAATTACGCTGGTATGCATCTCAAACTACAAATACAG GAATCAACAGCCTGTCATTCAGGACACACACATGTGGAGAGCTCAGATCAACTCACATCGGAGAGAAGGTTACACTGTGTGGCTGGGTCCAGTACAGGAG ACATGACCTCTTCATCATTCTGCGAGACTTTGGAGGACTGACTCAAATCTTAATTCCACAAGAAGAA gCAGTGCCTCATGTAAAAGATGCTTTGATTAATATTCCACTGGAGTCTGTAATCAAAGTTAGAGGAACTGTTCAACCGAGACCTAAAGGACAGGAAAACAAG ggCATGCCCACAGGACAAATTGAAGTTTTAGCAGAGAACATAGAGATCTTTAACATCAGCAAGACGCTCCCATTTGAAATTAAGGACTTTGTAAAG AAATCAGAGTCTTTGCGGATGCAGTACCGCTATTTGGACTTGAGGTCAACTCAGATGCAAAAGAACCTCAGGCTGCGGTCTGAGCTGGTGATGAAGATGAGagaatatctgtgtaatctccaTG GATTTGTTGATGTGGAAACACCAACTCTATTCAAGAGGACTCCAGGG GGGGCCAAAGAGTTCATTGTCCCATCCAGAGAGCCAGGCAGGTTTTACTCTTTGCCTCAGAGCCCACAGCAGTTTAAACAGCTCCTGATGGTGGCTGGAATCGACAG GTATTTTCAGATCGCTCGTTGTTACAGAGATGAAGGCTCTAAACCAGACAGACAACCAGAGTTCACTCAG GTGGATATAGAAATGTCGTTTGTGGACCAGTCCAGTATCATAGCTCTGGTGGAGGGGCTCTTACAACACTCCTGGCCCAAAGAGAAAGGTGCCATTGAAAACCCATTTAAAAAGATGACTTATGAAGAAGCCATGAGGGACTATGGTGTGGACAAGCCAGACACAAGGTTCGGCATGAag CTCATGGATGTGAGTGAAATCTTCTCTTCTACAAATGTTGAGTTTCTACAATCAGCTTTGAGTCAGTCAGGAGGAACAGTTCAAGCCATCTGTGTTCCCAGTGGAGCA aATCTTTTTACCAGAAAAGATTTGGAGACTTTGAAACAAAAAGCCATGACTCAGTTTAATCAg GAGGTGTCCACTTTTCTTGTCAAAGCTGATGGATCTATAAAGTCTCCACTAAAGAAGTTGTTGTCTGTTTCCGTAACTGAAGATTTAATGAAAAAGACCCAAGCCAAAGCTGGAGATCTGCTGCTCATCGTGGCAGGGTCCCTTCAGACAGTG cgccctctgctgggcAGTCTACGTCTTCAGTGTGCAGATCTGCTTGAATCTCATGATGTTACACTACGGGACCCCTCAGTCTTTCATTTTTTGTGGGTGGTGGACTTCCCTCTGTTTCTGCCTAAAGAGGAGCACCCGGACGAA CTGGAGGCTGCGCACCACCCCTTCACTGCTCCTCAC CCTGAAGATACTGCCTTACTGTACACCGAACCACATAAG GTTCGTGGCCAGCATTACGACTTGGTGTTAAATGGAAATGAGATTGGAGGAGGTTCTATTAGAATCCACAGAGCTACTGAGCAACACCATATCCTGAAGAATATACTCAGG GAGGACCCCAGCCTTTTGACCCATTTGCTAGAGGCACTCAACTCAGGAGCGCCACCACATGGAGGCATTGCTTTAG GTCTGGACCGCCTAGTCTCCATCTTGGTTGGAGCGTCCAGTATTCGTGATGTCATCGCTTTCCCCAAATCCTTCAGGGGTCATGACCTCATGAGCCAAGCACCGGATTTTGTATCAGAAGAAGAGCTGGACTCGTATCACATCTCTGTCAAATGGCcagcagagaaagagaatgcCCTAGGAGCAGACAAATAA
- the bpnt2 gene encoding inositol monophosphatase 3, translating into MAPMGIRLSPLGVAVFCLLGVGVLYHLYSGVISNRLAAFRQRKNVELRDLLALSVEAAVLGGKEVKRVQEENGLQEKSKGKTREGANDPLTMGDLESHRKMYNIIRNTFPEITVNSEEHDNVVDKSLLWSRTIPSEMAEKIKDQNEVPAESVTVWIDPLDATQEYTESLLKYVTTMVCVAVDGKPVIGVIHQPFNDFTAWALVGHETNVHARSSYSITPPVVVISRSHSGHVNNYVHKAFGNSTTVVQAGGAGYKVLSLLDLHMGESMAQADLYIHITFIKKWDICAGDALLRALGGHMTTLKGEEIDYRDTPLNKGGLVASVGVDHKAVVEKLPPWDPEKH; encoded by the exons ATGGCTCCGATGGGTATCCGCCTGTCGCCCCTCGGTGTGGCTGTCTTCTGTCTACTCGGGGTCGGTGTCCTCTACCACCTGTACTCTGGGGTCATCTCCAACCGCCTGGCTGCGTTCAG aCAAAGGAAAAATGTTGAATTGAGGGACCTGCTGGCTCTGTCAGTGGAGGCCGCAGTTCTAGGTGGCAAAGAG GTAAAGCGGGTGCAAGAGGAAAATGGCCTGCAGGAAAAGTCCAAAGGCAAGACCAGAGAAGGGGCCAATGACCCTCTTACAATGGGAGACCTCGAGTCCCACaggaaaatgtacaatattataaGAAATACATTTCCTGAAATCACA GTGAACAGTGAGGAGCACGATAATGTTGTGGATAAGTCCCTGTTATGGAGCCGGACTATTCCCAGTGAAATGGCTGAAAAGATAAAAGATCAAAATGAGGTCCCGGCCGAGAGCGTGACTGTGTGGATCGACCCTTTGGACGCTACACAGGAGTACACAG aGAGTCTCCTGAAGTATGTGACAACAATGGTGTGTGTCGCTGTTGATGGGAAACCTGTAATTGGGGTTATACACCAGCCTTTTAATGACTTTACAG CGTGGGCTTTGGTTGGACATGAAACAAACGTCCATGCCCGATCGTCTTACAGCATCACACCTCCAGTAGTCGTCATTTCACGGTCTCACTCTGGACATGTGAACAACTATGTCCATAAAGCCTTTGGAAACAGCACCACAGTCGTACAAGCTGGTGGGGCAG GATATAAGGTGCTCTCGCTGTTGGACCTCCACATGGGAGAGTCTATGGCCCAGGCTGATCTTTATATTCACATCACCTTCATAAAGAAGTGGGACATCTGTGCAGGGGATGCACTCCTCAGGGCCCTGG GaggtcacatgaccactctcAAAGGGGAAGAGATCGACTACAGAGACACTCCTCTGAACAAGGGGGGGCTGGTCGCCAGTGTGGGAGTGGACCACAAGGCTGTAGTGGAGAAACTACCACCCTGGGACCCAGAGAAACACTGA
- the cryz gene encoding LOW QUALITY PROTEIN: quinone oxidoreductase (The sequence of the model RefSeq protein was modified relative to this genomic sequence to represent the inferred CDS: deleted 2 bases in 1 codon): MSGSRLMRAIRVSEFGGPAVLKLCSDMNVPKPGPKQVLIRVHACGVNPVETYIRSGTHIKKPALPYTPGGDVSGVVQEVGEGVSAIKTGDRVFTTSTVTGGYAEFTVAADDCVYKLPDNLDFSQGAAIGVPYFTAYRALVHKARVKPGETVLVHGASGGVGVATCQLSRALGLRVLGTAGTPEGLKLVLNNGAHLAFNHREDGYIDKIMEATGGQGVNVIVEMLSNVNLDKDLKILAYGGRVTVVGSRGPIEINPRDTMTKESCIMGVALFYATPEEQSECAAFLFSGMEAGWLKPTVGPQYSLQEALRLTHDIIECPGASGKWSSP, encoded by the exons ATGTCGGGCAGCAGGCTGATGAGAGCGATCCGGGTCAGTGAGTTTGGAGGTCCGGCTGTGCTCAAACTCTGCTCCGATATGAACGTCcccaaaccaggacctaaacag GTCTTGATCCGAGTTCATGCCTGTGGGGTGAATCCAGTGGAGACGTACATTCGGAGTGGGACACACATAAAAAAGCCTGCACTGCCATACACGCCGGGGGGCGATGTGTCCGGGGTGGTGCAGGAGGTGGGAGAGGGAGTGTCTGCCATTAAG ACAGGAGATCGAGTTTTCACAACCTCCACAGTGACAGGAGGCTATGCTGAGTTCACTGTTGCTGCTGATGACTGTGTTTACAAACTGCCTGACAATTTAGACTTCTCTCAAGGAGCTGCCATAGGAGTCCCCTACTTCACTGCATATAGAGCTCTGGTTCACAA AGCAAGAGTTAAACCAGGGGAGACTGTGCTTGTCCATGGAGCCAGTGGAGGA GTGGGTGTTGCAACATGTCAACTGTCCCGTGCTCTTGGACTCAGAGTTTTGGGGACTGCAGGGACCCCAGAGGGACTCAAGCTGGTTCTTAACAATGGGGCTCATTTGGCTTTCAACCACAGAGAGGACGGGTACATAGACAAAATAATG GAAGCAACTGGTGGCCAAGGAGTTAATGTGATTGTGGAGATGCTTTCAAATGTGAACCTTGATAAAGATCTGAAGATTTTGGCCTACGGAGGACGAGTTACA GTGGTGGGGTCTCGAGGTCCCATTGAGATCAACCCCCGAGACACAATGACCAAAGAGAGTTGCATCATGGGAGTGGCACTTTTTTATGCAACACCT GAGGAGCAGTCGGAGTGTGCGGCGTTCCTCTTCTCGGGGATGGAGGCCGGATGGCTGAAGCCCACTGTGGGACCTCAGTATTCGCTCCAAGAGGCA CTCAGGCTCACCCACGACATCATCGAGTGTCCCGGGGCTTCTGGAAAATGGTCCTCACCATGA